A stretch of the Phormidium ambiguum IAM M-71 genome encodes the following:
- a CDS encoding glycosyltransferase: protein MSFVFEQSTKENDTVENQPILIMIPVFNDWKAVELLLICLDEHLYHKNIQVDVLIVDDASSIPIHREFLSEQLTAIQKVEILELRRNVGHQRAIAIGLSYIEAKVPCQAVVVMDGDGEDEPRDVIRLIQKCQRKGYEKAVFARRSKRSESLLFKLFYIFYKRSYKLLTGHDIRVGNFSIIPYKVLRRLVVVSELWNHYAVGLLKAKVPYTEISSHRGVRLAGKPKMNFVSLITHGLSAISVYGDVVGVRLLVATGTLIGFALTAISLVLIVRFATNLAIPGWTSYIVLLLFIVLMQAVMLSLFFSFIVLNGRDNLGFLPKRDYHYFIMGIERVFPKL from the coding sequence ATGTCATTTGTGTTTGAGCAGTCAACGAAGGAAAACGATACGGTTGAAAATCAGCCGATTTTGATTATGATTCCAGTGTTTAATGACTGGAAAGCTGTAGAGTTGTTACTAATTTGTTTAGATGAGCATTTGTATCATAAAAACATCCAAGTTGATGTTTTAATTGTAGATGATGCTTCTAGTATTCCGATTCATCGAGAATTTCTCTCCGAGCAATTGACGGCAATTCAAAAGGTAGAGATTTTGGAATTACGGCGAAATGTTGGTCATCAAAGAGCGATCGCAATTGGTTTATCTTATATTGAAGCAAAAGTACCTTGCCAAGCTGTAGTCGTAATGGATGGCGACGGGGAAGATGAACCGAGAGATGTGATTCGCTTAATCCAAAAGTGCCAAAGAAAAGGTTATGAAAAGGCAGTTTTTGCCCGACGGAGTAAGCGATCAGAAAGTTTGCTCTTTAAGTTATTTTACATCTTTTATAAGCGATCGTATAAGTTGCTCACTGGACATGATATTCGCGTAGGTAACTTTAGCATCATTCCGTACAAAGTTCTGCGGAGATTGGTAGTTGTTTCGGAATTGTGGAATCATTATGCCGTAGGTTTGTTGAAGGCAAAAGTTCCCTATACGGAAATATCCAGCCATCGGGGAGTTCGCTTAGCTGGCAAACCTAAAATGAATTTTGTTTCGTTAATAACTCATGGATTAAGTGCAATTTCTGTCTATGGAGATGTAGTTGGAGTTAGATTATTAGTTGCTACTGGTACGCTAATTGGATTTGCTTTAACGGCGATTAGTTTAGTATTAATTGTCCGGTTTGCCACTAATTTAGCAATTCCAGGTTGGACATCTTACATTGTCTTACTATTATTTATCGTCTTGATGCAAGCGGTAATGTTATCGCTGTTTTTTAGCTTTATAGTCTTGAATGGCAGAGATAATTTAGGGTTTTTGCCAAAACGAGATTATCATTACTTTATCATGGGAATTGAACGAGTTTTTCCAAAATTATGA
- a CDS encoding class I SAM-dependent methyltransferase yields the protein MTKTNYSYVGNELELFRYATNWKAYYSSMIQPFLGNEVLEVGAGIGATTELLCKGKQARWVCLEPDAILASDLHSLLLSGRLPKCCELQKGTLSDLNEIELFDSIVYIDVLEHIKDDRTEIELAASHLKPGGFLIVLSPAHQWLFTPFDSSIGHYRRYNKTSLQAVIPGNLQEIQLRYLDAVGLIASLGNKLILKSKMPTLQQIKMWDKTMVPLSKKIDPILQYSLGKSILGIWQKIG from the coding sequence ATGACTAAAACAAATTACTCTTACGTGGGGAATGAACTAGAACTATTTCGTTATGCAACTAATTGGAAAGCTTATTACAGTTCAATGATTCAGCCTTTTTTAGGCAATGAAGTATTGGAAGTAGGTGCGGGAATTGGGGCAACAACGGAATTACTTTGTAAGGGAAAACAAGCGCGTTGGGTGTGTTTGGAACCTGATGCAATTTTAGCTAGCGATTTACATTCTTTGTTGCTGAGTGGTAGGTTGCCGAAATGTTGTGAGTTGCAGAAGGGAACGTTATCAGATTTAAATGAAATCGAGCTTTTTGATAGTATTGTTTACATTGATGTTTTAGAGCATATAAAAGACGATCGCACTGAGATAGAATTAGCAGCTAGTCACTTAAAGCCAGGAGGTTTCCTAATTGTATTATCTCCGGCGCATCAATGGTTGTTTACTCCTTTTGATAGTTCGATCGGACACTATCGCCGTTACAATAAAACCAGTTTGCAAGCCGTTATTCCGGGAAATCTGCAAGAAATTCAACTCCGATATTTAGATGCTGTTGGGTTAATCGCTTCTTTGGGTAATAAGTTAATCTTAAAAAGTAAAATGCCCACCCTTCAGCAGATTAAAATGTGGGACAAAACAATGGTGCCTTTGTCTAAAAAAATTGACCCTATACTGCAATACTCTTTGGGCAAATCAATTCTAGGAATTTGGCAAAAAATCGGCTAA
- the rfbC gene encoding dTDP-4-dehydrorhamnose 3,5-epimerase gives MKALATEIPDVFLIEPQVFGDSRGFFFESYNQQSFSEKIGVDVNFVQDNHSRSGKNVLRGLHYQIEQAQGKLVRVVSGEIFDVAVDIRKSSPTFGQWVGYLLSAENKQQLWVPAGFAHGFLVVSEMAEVLYKTTDYYAPQHERSILWNDPDLAIAWPLEAEPILSAKDKVGQLFKEAEVYQ, from the coding sequence ATGAAAGCTTTAGCTACTGAAATTCCTGATGTATTCCTGATAGAACCCCAAGTTTTTGGAGATAGTCGGGGTTTTTTCTTTGAAAGTTACAATCAGCAGAGTTTTTCCGAAAAAATTGGTGTTGATGTAAATTTTGTGCAAGATAATCACTCGCGTTCTGGTAAAAATGTGTTGCGGGGTTTGCATTACCAAATTGAACAAGCACAAGGAAAATTAGTCCGGGTAGTGTCGGGAGAAATTTTTGATGTAGCGGTGGATATTAGAAAAAGTTCGCCGACTTTTGGACAATGGGTTGGTTATTTGTTGAGTGCAGAAAATAAGCAGCAGTTGTGGGTTCCCGCTGGTTTTGCTCATGGTTTTTTGGTAGTTTCAGAAATGGCGGAAGTTTTGTACAAAACTACTGATTATTATGCGCCACAACATGAAAGGTCAATTTTGTGGAACGATCCAGATTTAGCGATCGCATGGCCTTTAGAAGCTGAACCTATCTTATCAGCAAAAGACAAAGTTGGCCAGTTATTTAAAGAAGCAGAAGTATATCAATGA
- the rfbD gene encoding dTDP-4-dehydrorhamnose reductase gives MKRILVTGVNGQLGQELSGVLPSIGEVIGVGRAELDLTQPEAIRQLIQEVKPDFIVNSAAYTAVDKAESEPELANAINAIAPGIIAEECEKLSIPLIYVSTDYVFDGRKSSPYQDTDSTNPLSVYGKTKLAGEIAIQNNCQNYIILRTAWVYGVGGKGNFVKTMLRLGKDRPEIRVVADQIGSPTYTLDLANAITQLITLFQPEIAGIYSYTNSGVASWYDFAVAIFEEANLLGWDLQIQRVIPITTPEYPTPATRPAYSVLAGEKISKVLGTFAPHWRLGLRKMLTELYTISV, from the coding sequence ATGAAACGGATTTTAGTTACTGGGGTTAACGGTCAATTAGGGCAAGAATTAAGCGGTGTTCTTCCCAGTATTGGCGAAGTTATTGGAGTCGGAAGGGCAGAATTAGATTTAACTCAGCCAGAGGCGATTCGTCAGTTGATTCAGGAAGTGAAACCTGATTTTATAGTGAATTCTGCGGCGTACACTGCTGTTGATAAAGCAGAAAGTGAACCAGAATTAGCCAATGCGATAAATGCGATCGCGCCTGGTATCATAGCAGAAGAATGTGAAAAATTATCAATTCCTTTAATTTACGTTTCCACTGATTACGTTTTTGATGGGCGCAAAAGTTCGCCTTATCAAGATACAGATTCCACCAATCCCTTGAGTGTTTATGGTAAAACTAAACTCGCTGGGGAAATTGCGATTCAAAACAACTGCCAAAATTATATTATTTTGCGAACTGCTTGGGTTTATGGCGTAGGTGGCAAAGGAAATTTTGTCAAAACTATGCTGAGATTGGGGAAAGATAGACCAGAAATTCGGGTAGTTGCAGATCAAATTGGTAGTCCAACTTATACTTTAGATTTAGCCAATGCAATTACGCAATTAATTACCCTGTTTCAGCCAGAAATTGCGGGAATATATAGTTATACAAATAGTGGCGTTGCTAGTTGGTATGACTTTGCAGTTGCTATTTTTGAAGAAGCCAATTTATTAGGTTGGGATTTGCAAATTCAGCGAGTAATTCCGATTACTACACCTGAATATCCTACTCCCGCCACTCGTCCAGCATATTCAGTGCTTGCTGGTGAGAAAATATCAAAAGTGTTGGGAACTTTTGCCCCTCACTGGCGGCTGGGATTGAGAAAAATGTTAACCGAACTATACACTATTAGCGTATGA
- a CDS encoding glucose-1-phosphate thymidylyltransferase, whose protein sequence is MKALILSGGKGTRLRPLTYTGAKQLVPVANKPILWYGIEGIVAAGITDIGIIISPETGEEVKAKTGNGDRFGAKITYILQDKPAGLAHAVKIAQPFLEDSPFIMYLGDNLIQSDLHLFLDRFNNQQTDALILLREVPNPTAFGVAQVDENGRVLHLVEKPKVPPSNLALVGIYFFAKTIHDAIANIQPSARGELEITDAIQYLISQHKKVEACQLEGWWLDTGKKDDLLEANRIILDTTCLTASVLGEVDEKSQVIGRVQIGTGTKLVNCTVRGPVTIGSDCYLENCFVGPYSSIGNNVNLIDVEIDHSVILQGAKVIEIHQRIVDSVIGQRVQLIAAPQRPKALRFMIGDDSQIELT, encoded by the coding sequence ATGAAAGCATTAATTTTGTCTGGTGGTAAAGGAACAAGACTTAGACCTCTGACTTATACAGGTGCGAAACAACTTGTTCCGGTGGCAAATAAACCAATTCTTTGGTATGGAATTGAAGGAATTGTAGCGGCGGGAATTACGGATATTGGGATTATTATTAGCCCGGAAACTGGGGAAGAGGTAAAGGCGAAGACGGGAAATGGCGATCGCTTTGGTGCTAAGATTACTTATATTTTGCAAGATAAACCTGCTGGTTTAGCTCATGCGGTAAAAATTGCTCAACCATTTTTAGAAGATTCACCCTTTATTATGTATTTGGGTGACAACTTAATTCAAAGCGATTTACATTTGTTTCTTGATAGGTTTAACAATCAACAAACAGATGCTTTAATTTTGTTAAGAGAAGTTCCTAATCCCACCGCTTTTGGGGTGGCACAAGTTGATGAAAATGGGCGAGTTTTGCATTTAGTAGAAAAACCGAAAGTTCCGCCATCTAATTTAGCATTGGTGGGAATTTACTTTTTTGCTAAGACTATACATGATGCGATCGCAAATATTCAACCCTCCGCTAGAGGCGAATTAGAAATTACCGATGCCATTCAATACTTAATTAGCCAACACAAAAAAGTCGAAGCTTGTCAATTAGAAGGTTGGTGGTTAGATACCGGGAAAAAAGACGATTTACTTGAAGCAAATCGGATTATTCTGGATACAACTTGCTTAACAGCATCGGTTTTAGGTGAAGTAGATGAAAAAAGTCAAGTAATTGGTAGAGTACAAATTGGCACTGGTACTAAATTAGTTAATTGTACCGTGCGTGGGCCTGTGACGATCGGCAGCGATTGTTATTTAGAAAATTGTTTTGTCGGCCCTTACAGCAGCATTGGCAATAATGTTAACCTAATCGATGTAGAAATCGACCATAGTGTAATTTTACAGGGTGCTAAAGTAATAGAAATTCATCAACGAATTGTTGATAGCGTAATTGGACAGCGAGTGCAATTAATTGCCGCACCACAACGTCCAAAAGCCTTAAGATTTATGATTGGTGATGACAGTCAAATTGAGTTAACATGA
- a CDS encoding glycosyltransferase family 2 protein has translation MIYLLAINYYSSQLIAKLINSIYPNQAVEYQIIIVNNSPEDKSIQDLKTDKVVILESGENLGFGKACNLGLDWIYQQNQQAIVWLINPDAYLLPAALEKVSAFFQNYPELSILGTIIYTTTGDIWFAGGEFIPQNGAIIPKTIDRQNSQFPYLKTHWVSGCSLLINLQKFPVCPQFDPEYFLYYEDFDFCQRYNKQGHLIAITNQIGVVHQPSAITNKNTFLKFQHSTYSYLLTLEKYTSKRVLIFRFIRLLLNAIYLIPLKPKVALGKFAGISLYLRRGF, from the coding sequence ATGATCTACCTTTTGGCAATTAACTATTATTCCAGCCAGTTAATTGCCAAATTAATTAACTCAATTTATCCTAATCAAGCTGTTGAGTATCAAATTATTATCGTCAACAATTCTCCAGAAGATAAATCTATTCAGGATTTAAAAACTGACAAAGTTGTAATTCTGGAATCAGGAGAAAATCTCGGTTTTGGCAAAGCGTGTAATTTAGGATTAGACTGGATTTATCAGCAAAATCAACAAGCAATTGTTTGGCTGATAAATCCAGACGCTTATTTATTACCCGCAGCACTAGAAAAAGTTTCAGCATTTTTTCAAAACTATCCCGAACTCTCTATTTTGGGTACAATTATTTACACCACGACTGGCGATATTTGGTTCGCTGGCGGTGAATTTATCCCCCAAAATGGGGCAATTATTCCTAAAACAATTGACCGTCAAAATTCCCAATTTCCGTATTTAAAAACCCATTGGGTTAGCGGGTGTAGTTTATTAATAAATCTCCAAAAATTTCCAGTCTGTCCACAATTCGATCCAGAATATTTTTTATATTACGAAGACTTTGATTTTTGTCAACGTTATAATAAACAAGGACATTTAATAGCCATTACTAATCAAATTGGCGTAGTTCATCAACCTTCGGCAATAACTAATAAAAATACGTTTTTAAAATTTCAGCATAGTACTTACAGCTATTTACTGACTCTCGAAAAATACACAAGTAAAAGAGTCCTAATATTCAGATTCATCCGTCTGCTTTTAAATGCGATATACTTAATTCCACTGAAACCAAAAGTTGCCTTGGGAAAATTTGCAGGAATATCGCTTTATTTAAGGAGAGGATTTTAA
- a CDS encoding glycosyltransferase family 4 protein, with protein MANELLINLAFLMAKPTGISTYAFNLFPHLKPLNPTLLSNRNIPDFNCYPVPSNLTPEQGTKGNFSRILWTQLQLPKIYQKLQAKLLFSPLPEAPIYSGCRYVLTVHDLIPLRFPRRFSPLTNYNRYLLPLVLQQAEHILCDSVSTANDVMKFYRIPERKVTPVLLAYNETHFRFLDLPKRNYFLYIGRHDPYKNINGLITAFANLPNRSDYELWIAGSVDERFTPTLKAAVTQLGISNQVKFLEYVPYSELPTIINQAIALVFPSFWEGFGLPVLEAMACGTPVIASNVSSLPEAAGDAAILVNPYNVGEITEAMQSLANDESLQMRLREAGFLRCKLFSWEKTGEATAEVLRKFV; from the coding sequence TTGGCAAACGAACTACTAATAAATTTAGCATTTTTAATGGCTAAACCAACGGGGATTAGTACCTACGCCTTTAATCTTTTCCCCCATTTAAAACCCCTCAATCCGACTTTGTTATCTAACCGAAATATCCCAGATTTTAACTGTTATCCAGTACCATCGAACTTAACACCGGAACAAGGAACCAAAGGTAACTTTTCTCGCATTTTATGGACACAGTTACAACTGCCAAAAATTTATCAAAAACTGCAAGCTAAACTCTTATTTTCGCCTTTACCAGAAGCACCAATTTATTCTGGTTGTCGCTATGTTTTGACAGTTCATGATTTAATTCCCTTGCGATTTCCTAGACGATTTTCGCCTTTAACTAATTACAATCGTTATCTTTTACCTTTGGTATTACAGCAAGCAGAACATATTCTTTGTGATTCTGTTTCAACTGCTAATGATGTAATGAAATTTTACCGCATTCCCGAACGGAAAGTTACGCCAGTTTTGTTAGCCTATAATGAAACGCACTTTCGATTTTTAGATTTGCCAAAGCGCAATTACTTTTTATATATTGGTAGACACGATCCTTATAAAAATATTAACGGATTAATTACAGCTTTTGCTAACTTACCTAATAGAAGTGATTATGAATTATGGATAGCTGGTTCGGTTGATGAACGCTTTACTCCCACATTGAAAGCAGCAGTAACTCAGTTAGGAATCAGTAATCAAGTCAAGTTTTTAGAATACGTTCCTTATAGTGAATTACCGACAATAATTAATCAAGCAATTGCTTTAGTTTTTCCAAGTTTTTGGGAAGGTTTTGGACTTCCGGTATTAGAAGCAATGGCTTGTGGAACTCCGGTAATTGCTTCCAATGTTTCCTCTTTACCAGAAGCAGCAGGGGATGCGGCGATTTTAGTTAATCCTTATAATGTGGGAGAAATTACCGAAGCAATGCAAAGTTTGGCTAATGATGAAAGTTTGCAGATGCGTTTGCGGGAAGCTGGTTTTTTAAGATGCAAATTATTTAGTTGGGAGAAAACAGGAGAAGCGACGGCGGAGGTGTTGCGAAAATTTGTTTAA
- the deoC gene encoding deoxyribose-phosphate aldolase yields the protein MARVQPEIDIAPFIDHALLNPTATPEQVRQWCEEAERYNFASVCVYPTHVRLAVELLQNKKPKVCTVIGFPSGATTSAVKLYEAQEAVENGATELDVVINLGWLKSGQTEAVHREIAEICEETGQVVKVILETALLTDAEKRLSAEVCMDAGAAYLKTSTGWYTGATVADVRLLKEITKGSVGIKASGGIRTLEQAVDLIMAGATRLGTSRGVELLRQRDNLEEEE from the coding sequence ATGGCGAGAGTTCAGCCAGAAATTGACATTGCGCCATTTATTGACCATGCGCTGCTAAATCCCACTGCCACCCCAGAGCAAGTTAGGCAGTGGTGCGAAGAAGCAGAAAGATACAACTTTGCGTCAGTTTGCGTTTATCCTACCCATGTACGACTAGCCGTAGAATTACTCCAGAACAAAAAACCCAAAGTCTGTACAGTCATAGGTTTTCCTTCCGGTGCTACCACATCCGCAGTCAAACTCTACGAAGCGCAAGAAGCTGTAGAAAATGGAGCTACTGAGTTAGATGTAGTAATTAATCTTGGCTGGTTAAAAAGTGGTCAAACAGAGGCAGTCCATCGAGAAATTGCCGAAATTTGTGAAGAGACAGGTCAAGTAGTCAAGGTAATTTTAGAAACCGCACTATTGACAGATGCTGAAAAACGACTATCGGCAGAGGTATGTATGGATGCGGGAGCAGCATACTTGAAAACAAGTACAGGGTGGTACACTGGTGCCACAGTTGCCGATGTCAGACTCCTGAAAGAAATTACTAAAGGTAGCGTAGGCATTAAAGCATCAGGGGGCATTCGTACTTTAGAGCAAGCCGTTGACCTAATTATGGCAGGAGCAACTCGCTTGGGTACTTCTCGCGGTGTGGAATTACTTCGGCAACGCGATAACCTGGAAGAAGAGGAATAG
- the recO gene encoding DNA repair protein RecO, with product MSRTYKATGINLKSMPLGETDRLLTILTREFGLIQAVAPGARKHHSKLGGRSELFVVNELLIANGRSLDKITQAETVETYPKLGDNLLKLTASQYLAELVLCHALSEQSQEELFCLLTEHLRRIEQIPKITVNRSLIVLAYLAHAVFHTLALAGIAPQVRRCCLTQQPLTPDLQTPEWRVGFSNAAGGIVNLLALARLRTDNKENLKLKIPNSKFKDSHVPTAFTEQKEIPKIDAQLSAHELSLFQQLANPELPPVAENVADGFFHQSNWLSVEKVLRQYSQFHFGRLIRSAVLMDTYLNSLSTSS from the coding sequence ATGAGTAGAACGTATAAAGCAACTGGTATAAATCTTAAAAGTATGCCGTTAGGTGAGACAGACCGCTTGTTAACGATTTTGACAAGGGAGTTTGGCTTAATTCAGGCGGTGGCACCTGGGGCGCGGAAGCATCACTCGAAGCTGGGTGGGAGGAGTGAGTTGTTTGTGGTGAATGAATTGTTGATTGCGAATGGGCGATCGCTAGATAAAATAACTCAAGCTGAAACTGTAGAAACCTATCCTAAGCTAGGTGATAATCTGCTGAAACTTACAGCCAGTCAATACCTAGCGGAACTAGTACTTTGCCACGCCTTGAGCGAACAATCGCAAGAAGAACTGTTTTGTTTATTGACAGAACACTTGAGACGCATTGAGCAAATTCCGAAAATAACCGTCAATCGGTCTTTAATTGTCTTAGCGTATCTTGCCCATGCTGTGTTTCATACTTTAGCTCTTGCTGGAATTGCACCTCAAGTCCGCCGTTGTTGCCTAACTCAGCAACCTTTAACACCAGATTTGCAAACTCCAGAATGGCGAGTTGGTTTTAGTAACGCGGCTGGAGGTATAGTCAATTTACTAGCGTTAGCTCGATTAAGAACTGACAACAAAGAAAATTTAAAGCTCAAAATTCCAAATTCCAAATTTAAAGATTCCCACGTTCCGACAGCTTTTACAGAACAAAAGGAGATACCCAAAATCGATGCTCAACTTTCTGCCCACGAATTATCTTTATTTCAGCAGTTAGCAAATCCTGAACTGCCGCCAGTTGCTGAAAATGTAGCTGATGGTTTTTTTCATCAATCCAACTGGCTATCTGTGGAAAAAGTTTTACGCCAGTATAGTCAATTTCATTTTGGACGGCTGATTCGATCGGCTGTTTTAATGGATACTTATTTAAATTCCCTGTCCACTTCCTCTTGA
- a CDS encoding MFS transporter, giving the protein MEWFDSDRETLIMPTNASLSPDKPKQARLEPQIGNGKQQNGKEETQMQMKGDLKNFLASESFIPASGKSLNSSQQTVAPGNNGLLPSASPGTGTALAVAETPAPKTTELEEEEQSVGFIPVLKNRNFLALWSGQVFSQLADKVYLVLMIALIDTQFQVGSQTISTWVSAIMMAFTIPAVLFSSLAGVFVDRWSKRTVLVSTNIFRGILVLALPALLWLSHGWMPVASLPAGFCILLLVTFLVSTLTQFFAPAEQAAIPMIVERRHLLSANSLYTTTMMALVVIGFAVGEPLLALADTLWINLGGEGNIGKELLVGGSYAIAGLLLIWLKTHENVKDQDHEAPHVLADLREGWRYLSHEKRVRSALLQLIILFSVFAALSVLAVRLAELIPGLKPSQFGFLMSAGGVGIGIGSAFLGHFGQKLSDTILSLCGSLGVAAALTGLALLPHDLWLVLLLVMIMGIFGALVAVPMQTTIQRETPPEMRGKVFGLQNNAINIAMSLPLALAGVAETFFGLQAVFLSLAAAAIAGGLFTWYSCNTSSHTNTQFNQDC; this is encoded by the coding sequence ATGGAATGGTTTGATTCTGATAGAGAAACATTAATAATGCCAACTAATGCTAGTTTGTCCCCGGATAAACCGAAACAAGCAAGGCTGGAACCGCAGATTGGAAACGGGAAACAACAGAATGGGAAAGAAGAAACCCAGATGCAAATGAAGGGAGACTTAAAAAACTTCTTAGCATCGGAAAGTTTTATTCCCGCTTCTGGTAAATCCTTAAATTCGAGCCAGCAAACTGTGGCTCCGGGTAATAATGGTTTGTTGCCGTCAGCCTCTCCGGGTACTGGTACGGCTTTGGCGGTGGCTGAGACTCCTGCACCAAAAACTACGGAACTAGAGGAAGAGGAACAATCAGTTGGTTTTATTCCTGTTCTGAAAAATCGTAATTTTCTGGCGCTGTGGAGTGGTCAAGTTTTTTCCCAACTGGCGGATAAGGTTTATTTGGTGCTGATGATTGCGCTGATAGATACTCAATTTCAAGTTGGGAGTCAGACAATCAGTACTTGGGTATCAGCGATTATGATGGCTTTTACCATTCCGGCTGTGTTGTTTAGTTCTTTGGCGGGGGTGTTTGTCGATCGCTGGTCGAAGCGTACAGTATTAGTATCTACAAATATATTTCGCGGTATCTTAGTGCTGGCTTTACCTGCCTTGCTGTGGTTATCTCACGGTTGGATGCCTGTAGCTAGTTTGCCAGCAGGTTTTTGCATTTTGTTGCTGGTGACTTTCCTGGTTTCCACACTAACCCAATTTTTTGCTCCCGCAGAACAAGCCGCCATTCCGATGATTGTCGAACGTCGCCATTTACTGTCAGCGAACTCGCTTTATACAACTACAATGATGGCGCTGGTGGTGATTGGTTTTGCTGTCGGGGAACCATTGTTGGCACTGGCAGATACTTTATGGATAAACTTGGGTGGCGAGGGAAATATTGGTAAAGAATTGTTGGTGGGTGGGTCTTATGCGATCGCAGGTTTACTGTTAATCTGGCTAAAAACCCATGAAAATGTCAAAGACCAAGACCACGAAGCACCCCACGTTCTCGCAGATTTACGCGAAGGATGGCGTTATCTGAGCCACGAAAAACGAGTTCGCAGCGCCCTTTTACAATTAATTATCTTATTTTCCGTATTTGCTGCCCTCTCAGTTTTAGCCGTGCGCCTGGCAGAATTAATTCCCGGCTTAAAACCTTCGCAGTTCGGCTTTTTAATGTCGGCTGGCGGCGTGGGGATTGGAATAGGTTCCGCATTTTTAGGTCATTTTGGGCAAAAATTATCTGACACTATCTTGAGTTTATGCGGTTCTTTGGGAGTCGCAGCGGCTCTGACTGGTTTAGCTTTACTTCCCCATGATTTGTGGCTGGTACTCTTACTAGTAATGATTATGGGAATCTTTGGGGCTTTAGTCGCTGTACCCATGCAAACTACGATTCAACGAGAAACTCCCCCGGAAATGCGTGGTAAAGTATTCGGGTTGCAGAACAACGCTATTAATATTGCTATGAGTTTACCTCTGGCTTTGGCTGGTGTGGCAGAAACTTTCTTTGGGTTACAAGCAGTTTTTCTGAGTTTGGCTGCCGCTGCGATCGCAGGAGGGCTATTTACCTGGTATAGTTGCAACACTAGCTCTCACACAAACACACAATTTAACCAAGACTGCTAA
- a CDS encoding glycosyltransferase family 4 protein, protein MSQLHIAWLGKKTPFCGNVTYSREITNALMGRHKISFLHFAEEDSDSDKWPQYREVSLPFLYKSQVYTIPTLQSRKILIDSLRDLKPDLVHASLTLSPLDFVLPEICQELNLPLVATFHTPYARKGAKLKSGTQYLAYQLYSPFLANYDRVIVFSEIQRELLARMGVSPSQVAVIPNGVDEQKYSPGTSNLKSQFNAKRIFVYQGRIALEKNVEALLRAWQKANMGPDCKLLIVGDGPLRTSLEPFYDSESGIIWLGFVADEQRRIEILRGSDVFILPSLAEGLSLSLLEAMACGVACVATDVGADGEVLEGGAGIAVNPQRVKTELQTLLPLLRDHKDFTSSLGRNARARIVERYTLSRNIAQLEELYQQMLDEKSIYSLKRRA, encoded by the coding sequence ATGAGTCAGCTTCACATCGCTTGGCTGGGAAAAAAAACACCCTTTTGCGGCAATGTCACCTACAGTCGGGAGATTACTAATGCCCTGATGGGTAGACATAAAATTAGTTTTCTGCATTTTGCAGAAGAAGACTCCGACTCAGACAAATGGCCGCAATATCGAGAAGTTTCCCTGCCTTTTTTATACAAGTCCCAGGTTTACACTATCCCGACATTACAATCAAGAAAAATTTTGATTGATTCGCTACGGGATTTAAAACCAGACTTAGTACACGCATCTCTAACTCTGTCTCCTTTAGACTTCGTACTTCCAGAAATCTGTCAGGAGCTAAATCTGCCCTTGGTGGCAACTTTCCATACTCCTTATGCCCGCAAAGGAGCCAAACTTAAATCGGGAACTCAATATCTGGCTTATCAACTATATTCACCTTTTTTAGCAAACTACGATCGCGTCATCGTCTTTTCTGAGATCCAAAGGGAATTACTCGCCCGCATGGGTGTTTCCCCCTCTCAGGTAGCTGTAATTCCTAATGGAGTGGATGAGCAGAAATACTCTCCGGGAACTTCTAATCTGAAATCTCAGTTTAATGCTAAACGTATCTTTGTTTATCAAGGCCGCATCGCTCTAGAAAAAAATGTTGAAGCTTTACTCAGAGCTTGGCAAAAAGCTAACATGGGGCCGGATTGTAAATTACTGATTGTTGGTGATGGGCCTCTGAGAACGTCTTTAGAACCTTTTTATGATTCTGAATCTGGCATTATCTGGTTAGGATTTGTCGCTGATGAACAGCGCCGAATCGAGATATTACGAGGATCGGATGTATTTATTCTTCCTTCTTTAGCTGAAGGTCTTTCTTTGTCTTTGTTGGAAGCAATGGCTTGTGGTGTAGCTTGTGTTGCCACAGATGTCGGCGCAGATGGCGAAGTTTTAGAAGGAGGCGCTGGCATTGCTGTTAATCCTCAGCGCGTCAAAACAGAGTTACAAACGTTGTTACCCCTGTTACGCGACCACAAAGATTTCACCTCCAGTTTGGGTCGAAATGCCAGAGCCAGAATTGTTGAAAGATACACTCTCAGCCGCAACATCGCTCAATTGGAAGAACTCTATCAACAAATGTTAGATGAAAAGTCTATCTATTCGCTGAAACGTCGCGCTTGA